One Cucurbita pepo subsp. pepo cultivar mu-cu-16 chromosome LG09, ASM280686v2, whole genome shotgun sequence DNA window includes the following coding sequences:
- the LOC111801667 gene encoding RNA-binding protein 25-like isoform X2 — translation MIRTPFPPRPPGAMGMMPGMPRPPVPGIPGVRPIIPPVVRPAILPSVTPAEKPQTTIYIGRIAQSVENDFMLSLLQLCGPVKSWKRAQDPSDGTPRTFGFCEFESAEGVLRALRLLTKLNIDGQELVLKGTQATRDYLKRYVEKKAENSKKLKETQVSETKEDEADIANVAKNETSKPPAEDSKEDRDSGEKEDHDIACSAVLSDEDREADREASEKLTNSLEERLKSRPLPPPPLLTTADVSGNSSAEPSAKLKDGEYDVDILKSDVADDRNDDDSTSDNKQTSEQYDKPETSSPDRSRRYDRRSRERDRERDLKRDKEREIERYERETERERARKDREQRRKIEEIERQYEECLKEWEYREREREKQRQYEKEREKEKERKRKKEIMYDEDDEDDDSRRKWRRGALEEKRKKRSREKEDDSVDRQREEEEIAEAKRKAEEEQLQKQRDPPKLLPGQMMNIDEKIVLPEEPANEIKFLTSEHDSELDSGRENHIGDGFLQNGSGDELNIIPSETRQSEGLPAKRLGFGIVGSGKRTTVPSVFHEEDDEAQKEKKMRPLVPIDYSAEELQAVQPSSTGALPPNLAAAAEFAKRISNVNSKEEKPDSERERGRRPSERSSQRDRDRNDEDTYRSKDENKTTDRDRERDRVLDKVKTPDNKKLLDAKQLIDMIPKTKEELFSYDINWAIYEKHALHERMRPWISKKITEFLGEEETTLVDYIVSSTQEHVKASQMLELLQSILDEEAEMFVLKMWRMLIFEIKKVETGLAFRSKA, via the exons ATGATTCGGACACCTTTTCCTCCACGCCCACCTGGTGCTATGGGCATGATGCCAGGAATGCCACGGCCTCCTGTTCCAGGGATTCCTGGTGTTCGTCCAATCATCCCTCCTGTGGTTAGACCTGCTATTCTCCCAAGTGTCACACCTGCtgaaaaaccacaaactacaATTTATATTGGCCGAATTGCTCAATCAGTGGAAAATGATTTCATGCTGTCCCTTCTTCAG CTATGTGGACCAGTGAAGAGTTGGAAACGGGCCCAAGATCCTTCAGATGGAACTCCTAGAACCTTTGGATTCTGTGAGTTTGAGTCTGCTGAAGGTGTTCTTCGTGCACTACGATTACTGACGAAGTTAAACATTGATGGACAAGAGCTAGTG CTAAAAGGTACTCAAGCAACAAGAGATTATCTGAAGCGATATGTTGAAAAGAAAGCAGAGAATTCAAAAAAACTGAAAGAAACACAAGTTTCAGAGACTAAGGAAGATGAAGCTGATATAGCGAATGTGGcaaaaaatgaaacttcaaAGCCCCCTGCAGAGGATTCAAAAGAGGACCGTGATTCAGGGGAAAAGGAAGATCATGACATTGCCTGTTCTGCAGTTTTAAGTGATGAAGATAGAGAGGCTGATCGAGAGGCATCAGAAAAGCTTACAAATTCTCTGGAGGAGAGGTTGAAGTCTAGACCTCTGCCACCACCTCCTCTACTGACAACTGCTGATGTTTCTGGAAATTCAAGTGCAGAGCCATCTGCTAAACTGAAAGATGGTGAATATGACGTTGATATTTTGAAAAGTG ATGTAGCTGATGATAGAAATGATGACGATTCAACTAGCGACAATAAACAAACTAGTGAGCAGTACGACAAGCCTGAAACAAGCTCACCTGATAGAAGTAGAAGGTATGACAGGAGAAGTCGAGAAAGAGACAGGGAGCGAGATTTAAAAAGGGACAAGGAGCGGGAAATTGAGAGATATGAAAGGGAGACAGAGCGGGAACGAGCTAGGAAAGACAGggaacaaagaagaaagattgaGGAGATTGAGCGACAGTATGAAGAATGTCTTAAAGAGTGGGAATAtcgagaaagagagagagaaaagcaGAGGCAGTatgagaaggagagagagaaagagaaagagcgtaaaaggaagaaagagattatgtatgatgaagatgatgaggatgatgattcaagaagaaaatggcGCAGAGGTGCTCTGGaggaaaagaggaagaagaggtctagagaaaaggaagatgatTCAGTTGATAGacagagagaggaagaagaaattgcCGAGGCCAAAAGAAAGGCCGAGGAGGAACAGCTGCAAAAACAGAGAGATCCACCCAAACTTCTACCTGGTCAGATGATGAATATCGACGAGAAAATTGTTCTTCCTGAAGAACCTGCTAACGAGATTAAATTTTTGACTTCAGAACATGATTCTGAGCTTGACTCGGGCCGTGAGAACCATATAG GGGACGGGTTTTTACAAAATGGTAGTGGTgatgaattaaatataataccaTCAGAGACCCGTCAGAGTGAAGGCTTGCCTGCAAAAAGGTTAGGATTTGGTATAGTAGGTTCTGGAAAACGGACTACTGTACCTTCAGTTTTTCACGAGGAGGATGATGAAGCacagaaagagaagaaaatgaggcCACTGGTTCCAATTGATTACTCAGCTGAGGAACTCCAAGCTGTGCAGCCTTCTAGTACTGGGGCTCTGCCACCAAATTTAGCTGCAGCAGCCGAATTTGCAAAACGTATATCAAATGTTAATTCTAAAGAAGAGAAGCCTGACAGTGAAAGGGAGCGAGGAAGGCGTCCCAGTGAAAGATCTAGTCAGCGGGATAGAGACCGAAATGATGAAGATACCTATCGCAGCAAAGATGAGAACAAGACAACAGACAGAGATAGGGAGCGAGACCGTGTTTTGGATAAAGTAAAAACGCCAGACAACAAAAAGCTGTTGGATGCGAAACAGTTGATTGATATGATTCCCAAGACAAAGGAGGAATTATTCTCATACGACATAAATTGGGCAATTTATGAAAAG CATGCATTACATGAGAGAATGAGACCGTGGATTTCGAAAAAGATAACAGAGTTTTTGGGGGAAGAGGAAACCACTCTTGTCGATTACATAGTTTCGAGTACTCAGGAACACGTAAAAGCATCTCAAATGCTGGAGCTGCTTCAGTCAATTTTGGATGAAGAAGCTGAAATGTTCGTTCTGAAGATGTGGAGAATGCTTATCTTCGAAATAAAAAAGGTAGAAACTGGTCTAGCTTTCAGATCAAAAGCATGA
- the LOC111801667 gene encoding RNA-binding protein 25-like isoform X1 has product MADSSSSSATLDSNPQAAEPENPNPQGKKPESAASSFPPTQSLPPATISVGINPTLHSPLVSTPQPPPSLSYGPPPGTVAVPPTAPSFRPVPLGVHQFSPMPGTGMLNPSYPNPGVQPPGVSSVPAPAPGMASGVTGAVPVPAPQQMMAYQVPPGQVPNPAMRPYATMPNGFAAATPQGAFLPPGVPRFASPFPGMIRTPFPPRPPGAMGMMPGMPRPPVPGIPGVRPIIPPVVRPAILPSVTPAEKPQTTIYIGRIAQSVENDFMLSLLQLCGPVKSWKRAQDPSDGTPRTFGFCEFESAEGVLRALRLLTKLNIDGQELVLKGTQATRDYLKRYVEKKAENSKKLKETQVSETKEDEADIANVAKNETSKPPAEDSKEDRDSGEKEDHDIACSAVLSDEDREADREASEKLTNSLEERLKSRPLPPPPLLTTADVSGNSSAEPSAKLKDGEYDVDILKSDVADDRNDDDSTSDNKQTSEQYDKPETSSPDRSRRYDRRSRERDRERDLKRDKEREIERYERETERERARKDREQRRKIEEIERQYEECLKEWEYREREREKQRQYEKEREKEKERKRKKEIMYDEDDEDDDSRRKWRRGALEEKRKKRSREKEDDSVDRQREEEEIAEAKRKAEEEQLQKQRDPPKLLPGQMMNIDEKIVLPEEPANEIKFLTSEHDSELDSGRENHIGDGFLQNGSGDELNIIPSETRQSEGLPAKRLGFGIVGSGKRTTVPSVFHEEDDEAQKEKKMRPLVPIDYSAEELQAVQPSSTGALPPNLAAAAEFAKRISNVNSKEEKPDSERERGRRPSERSSQRDRDRNDEDTYRSKDENKTTDRDRERDRVLDKVKTPDNKKLLDAKQLIDMIPKTKEELFSYDINWAIYEKHALHERMRPWISKKITEFLGEEETTLVDYIVSSTQEHVKASQMLELLQSILDEEAEMFVLKMWRMLIFEIKKVETGLAFRSKA; this is encoded by the exons atggcggactcttcttcttcctctgcaaCCCTCGATTCAAATCCTCAAGCTGCCGAGCCCGAAAACCCCAATCCACAGGGCAAGAAGCCTGAATCTGCcgcttcttcttttcctcctaCGCAATCGTTACCACCAGCAACGATTTCTGTTGGAATAAACCCTACCTTGCATTCACCGTTGGTGTCCACGCCGCAACCGCCTCCTTCTTTATCGTATGGCCCGCCGCCCGGTACTGTGGCTGTTCCTCCGACGGCTCCGTCTTTTCGGCCGGTGCCTCTCGGAGTTCATCAGTTCTCGCCTATGCCTGGCACTGGCATGCTGAACCCAAGCTATCCAAACCCTGGGGTTCAGCCTCCCGGTGTTAGTTCGGTTCCGGCGCCTGCTCCTGGTATGGCAAGTGGCGTTACGGGAGCTGTTCCAGTTCCAGCGCCTCAACAGATGATGGCTTATCAAGTTCCACCGGGTCAGGTTCCAAATCCGGCGATGAGGCCGTACGCCACTATGCCTAATGGTTTCGCAGCTGCTACTCCTCAAGGAGCATTTCTTCCCCCTG GAGTTCCTCGTTTTGCTTCTCCATTTCCTGGTATGATTCGGACACCTTTTCCTCCACGCCCACCTGGTGCTATGGGCATGATGCCAGGAATGCCACGGCCTCCTGTTCCAGGGATTCCTGGTGTTCGTCCAATCATCCCTCCTGTGGTTAGACCTGCTATTCTCCCAAGTGTCACACCTGCtgaaaaaccacaaactacaATTTATATTGGCCGAATTGCTCAATCAGTGGAAAATGATTTCATGCTGTCCCTTCTTCAG CTATGTGGACCAGTGAAGAGTTGGAAACGGGCCCAAGATCCTTCAGATGGAACTCCTAGAACCTTTGGATTCTGTGAGTTTGAGTCTGCTGAAGGTGTTCTTCGTGCACTACGATTACTGACGAAGTTAAACATTGATGGACAAGAGCTAGTG CTAAAAGGTACTCAAGCAACAAGAGATTATCTGAAGCGATATGTTGAAAAGAAAGCAGAGAATTCAAAAAAACTGAAAGAAACACAAGTTTCAGAGACTAAGGAAGATGAAGCTGATATAGCGAATGTGGcaaaaaatgaaacttcaaAGCCCCCTGCAGAGGATTCAAAAGAGGACCGTGATTCAGGGGAAAAGGAAGATCATGACATTGCCTGTTCTGCAGTTTTAAGTGATGAAGATAGAGAGGCTGATCGAGAGGCATCAGAAAAGCTTACAAATTCTCTGGAGGAGAGGTTGAAGTCTAGACCTCTGCCACCACCTCCTCTACTGACAACTGCTGATGTTTCTGGAAATTCAAGTGCAGAGCCATCTGCTAAACTGAAAGATGGTGAATATGACGTTGATATTTTGAAAAGTG ATGTAGCTGATGATAGAAATGATGACGATTCAACTAGCGACAATAAACAAACTAGTGAGCAGTACGACAAGCCTGAAACAAGCTCACCTGATAGAAGTAGAAGGTATGACAGGAGAAGTCGAGAAAGAGACAGGGAGCGAGATTTAAAAAGGGACAAGGAGCGGGAAATTGAGAGATATGAAAGGGAGACAGAGCGGGAACGAGCTAGGAAAGACAGggaacaaagaagaaagattgaGGAGATTGAGCGACAGTATGAAGAATGTCTTAAAGAGTGGGAATAtcgagaaagagagagagaaaagcaGAGGCAGTatgagaaggagagagagaaagagaaagagcgtaaaaggaagaaagagattatgtatgatgaagatgatgaggatgatgattcaagaagaaaatggcGCAGAGGTGCTCTGGaggaaaagaggaagaagaggtctagagaaaaggaagatgatTCAGTTGATAGacagagagaggaagaagaaattgcCGAGGCCAAAAGAAAGGCCGAGGAGGAACAGCTGCAAAAACAGAGAGATCCACCCAAACTTCTACCTGGTCAGATGATGAATATCGACGAGAAAATTGTTCTTCCTGAAGAACCTGCTAACGAGATTAAATTTTTGACTTCAGAACATGATTCTGAGCTTGACTCGGGCCGTGAGAACCATATAG GGGACGGGTTTTTACAAAATGGTAGTGGTgatgaattaaatataataccaTCAGAGACCCGTCAGAGTGAAGGCTTGCCTGCAAAAAGGTTAGGATTTGGTATAGTAGGTTCTGGAAAACGGACTACTGTACCTTCAGTTTTTCACGAGGAGGATGATGAAGCacagaaagagaagaaaatgaggcCACTGGTTCCAATTGATTACTCAGCTGAGGAACTCCAAGCTGTGCAGCCTTCTAGTACTGGGGCTCTGCCACCAAATTTAGCTGCAGCAGCCGAATTTGCAAAACGTATATCAAATGTTAATTCTAAAGAAGAGAAGCCTGACAGTGAAAGGGAGCGAGGAAGGCGTCCCAGTGAAAGATCTAGTCAGCGGGATAGAGACCGAAATGATGAAGATACCTATCGCAGCAAAGATGAGAACAAGACAACAGACAGAGATAGGGAGCGAGACCGTGTTTTGGATAAAGTAAAAACGCCAGACAACAAAAAGCTGTTGGATGCGAAACAGTTGATTGATATGATTCCCAAGACAAAGGAGGAATTATTCTCATACGACATAAATTGGGCAATTTATGAAAAG CATGCATTACATGAGAGAATGAGACCGTGGATTTCGAAAAAGATAACAGAGTTTTTGGGGGAAGAGGAAACCACTCTTGTCGATTACATAGTTTCGAGTACTCAGGAACACGTAAAAGCATCTCAAATGCTGGAGCTGCTTCAGTCAATTTTGGATGAAGAAGCTGAAATGTTCGTTCTGAAGATGTGGAGAATGCTTATCTTCGAAATAAAAAAGGTAGAAACTGGTCTAGCTTTCAGATCAAAAGCATGA